The Methylopila sp. M107 genome contains the following window.
CCGCCATCGATCCCGCGCTGTCGGCTGTCGTCGATCTCAGAATGTCCGCGATCGGGTTCGCCCTCGCGCTCGTGTTGGCGGGGATCGCCGAATCCATCTCGGGCGGATCGGGACGTCCGGTGCTCGCCGCGATCGCCGGCCTTGCGCTCGGGGCGGGAGTCGCAGCGGTCCATTATGTCGGGCTCGTCGGCTTGCGCGGGACGGGGCGTTTTGCGCTCGACCCCCTGATCTTGACGTTGGCGGGCGCCGCGACTGGCGCGCTCGCGGCGGCCGGTTTCGCACTTGCGAGCGTCGCCGCCGGAGCCCTTGCGCGCGCAGTGGCGTCGAGCGCTCTCGCGGGCTCGATGGTCGTCTTCTATGTCATCGCCAGCTACGCGCTGGACGTTGCGCCAGGCGCGCAGGCCCAGGTCTCCGGTTATGCGACCCTGATCAGCGTTCTGATCGAGATCGCGGCGATCATCTGCGGTTTGACCATCGCGGCCGGGGCGGGCGCGCTCATCCTGACGGGCGAACTGCGTTCGCCGCGCGCCGCCGCCCGCGACAGGACGTTCGCGGACCTGACGCGGGAAGGCATCGTGATCTGCGAGGGCGCGCGCATCGTCGACGCCAACGCGGCCGCCGCCCGGCTCGTCGGCCTCGATCCCGCAATGCTGCGCGGACGCGCCTTTCGGGATTTCCTCGACGCGCCCGACCCCGACCGACTGCTGTCGGCGAGCCTCGCCAAGCCTCAGGAGGTCGGCCTCAAGACGACCGGCGGCGAGGGCGGCTATGTCGAGATTTCGAGCCGCGACCTTGCGATGGACGGCTCCTCGCGCCGCGTCGTGACGCTGCGAGACCTGTCGGAGCAGCGGCGCAACGAACACCAGATCCGGCATCTCGCCTATCACGACACGCTGACGGGACTGGCCAACCGCGCGGCGTTCAACGAGTCGCTCGTTTCGGCGTTGAAGAGGGGCGGGGAGGTCGCGCTGTTCTGCGTCGATCTCGACCGCTTCAAGGAAGTGAACGACGTCTTCGGCCACGCGGCCGGCGACGAACTGCTCCGCACGGTCGCGAACCGCCTGATGGCGGCGGCCCCGAACGCGATGACGTTCAGGCTGGGCGGCGACGAGTTCGTGGTGATCGGCACCGGCCCGGACGCCGGAGACGCCGACAAGCTCGCGCTCAGGATCACCGAACGGCTCAACACCGAGACTGTCGTGCTCGGCCGCACGGTGCGCAGCGGCGCGAGCGTCGGCTATGCGATCTATCCCCATCACGGCCAGAACGTCGACGCGCTGTTCGCGAACGCCGACGCCGCGCTCTACCGGGCCAAGGCCGACGGCCGCGGCCTCGCGCGCGGCTTCGAGCCCGACATGGACCTTGCCTTGCGCGAGAAGCGCGCGCTGCAGCACGACCTCGCCACCGCCATCTCGCGCAACGAGATGTTCCTGCACTGGATGCCGCAGGCGCTGACGGAGACCGGCGAGATCGTCGGCTTCGAGGCGCTGATCCGCTGGAAGCACCCGACCAGGGGCGTCGTGCCGCCGGGCGTGTTCGTGCCCGTGGCCGAAGAGACCGCCGCCATCGTGCCAATCGGCGAATGGGTGCTGCGGACCGCCTGCAAGGCGGCGGTGCAGTGGGCGAAGCCCTGCAAGGTCGCGGTGAATCTGTCGCCGGTGCAGTTCCAGCATGGCGACATCGTGGAGCTCATCCACTCGATCCTGCTCGAGACCGGGCTGCCGGCGAGACGGCTGGAGGTGGAGATCACCGAAGGCGTGCTGCTCGACGACCTCAACGGCGCGTTGAACACCCTGCGCCGGATCAAGGCCCTCGGCGTCCAGATCGCCATGGACGACTTCGGAACCGGCTATTCGTCGTTGAGCTACCTGCAGTCCTTCCCGTTCGACCGGATCAAGATCGACGCGTCGTTCATCCGAACGCTCTCGACCAGCCCGCAGGCCAAGGCGATCGTGCGCGCGATCGTGGCGCTCGGCGACGCCGTCGGGATGCCGATCACCGCCGAGGGCGTCGAGACGCCTGAGCAGCGCAAGTTCCTGGCGGAGCTCCATTGCGAGGAGATCCAGGGCTATCTGGTCGGACGGCCGAGCCCGGTGGTCGCCTTCGAGTCGCCCTTCGCCAAGCAGCGCCTGCGCCAGGCGGGGTGAATTCGGCGGCCCCGGCTGGTCCGGGCCGCGCTGCGGCGGATCGATCCGGACCGTCGAATCCTACACGTGCTGGCCGCCGTTGATGTGGATCTCCGAGCCCGTCACGTAGGACGAGCTTTCCGTGCACAGGAAGTAGATCGTCTTCGCCACCTCGTCGGGCGTGCCGAGGCGCCTGAGCGGGATTTGCGCCACAAGCCTGTCCGTGCCGGGCGACAGGATCGCGGTGTCGATCTCGCCCGGAGCGATCGCGTTGACGCGCACGCCGAGCGGGCCGAAATCCGCCGCCATCTCGCGGGTCAGCGAGGCGAGCGCCGCCTTTGAGGTCGCGTAGGCGGCGCCCGCGAAGGGATGCACGCGCCCGCCCGCGATCGAGGTCACGTTCACGATCGATCCGCGCGCGGCCTCGAGTTCGCCCGCGAGCCCGCGGGCCAGCATGATGGGCGCGAAGAAGTTCACTTGGAACACGGTCTTCCAGTCGTCGAGCGCCGTGCCGAGCGCGTTCATGCGCGAGCGGGCAGGCCCCTTGGGGCTGATTCCGGCGTTGTTGACGAGCGCATGCAGCGCGCCGCCGTCGAGCCGGCTGCGGATCTCCTCGATCGCCTCGACCGTGTTCGCGACATCGGCGAGGTCGACCTGAACATGGTCTTCAGGCCCTGCGCCCCAGGGGCATTCTTCCGGAAAGGCGTGGCGCGAGCAGGTGATGACGCGCCAGCCGGCGGCGGAGAACCGTTTGACGGTCGCGTGCCCGATGCCGCGGCTCGCGCCGGTCAGCAGCAGCGTCTTGCGCGCCTCGTTGGAGCCGGCCCGCTTCGGCTGCGCCGACGGCGCGGGGACGGCGCGCGACGTCGGTCGCGTGGCGACGCCCGGCGCAGGCGTCGCTTCCGCCTCCGAGGCGGCGTCGCCGGGGCGAGCGCCCGTGAACGGGCAAACGCCGGGCGGCGTCGCGGGGTCGTCGGGCGTTTTGTCGTCGGGGGCGCTCATCGCGGGCTGCTCTCCTGACGTCGGGCGGCATAGGTCACGGGTAAAGCCTCGTACGGGTCCAGCCGCCGGTTCCCGACCGCTCGAACAGCGCGCGGTCATGAAGCCGGAACGCGCCGTCCTTCCAGAATTCTATAGAGATGGGGACGATGCGGAAGCCGGACCACCATGACGGCCGTGGCGGCTCCTGTCCCAGAAACTCGGTCTCGCGCGCCGCGACAGCCTGTTCGAGCTCCTCGCGCGAGCCGAGCGGCTGCGACTGCTTCGAGGCCCACGCGCCGATGCGGCTGAGCCTCGGCCGTGTCGCGTAGTAGCCGTCGGCCTCGTCGCGAGTGACCCGCTCGACGGTTCCGCGCACGCGGACCTGCCGGCGCAGCGACTTCCAGTGGAACAGCAGCGCCGCCTTCGGTGCGGCCTCGAGCTCGCGGGCCTTGGCGCTGCCGAGGTTCGTGTAGAACACGAAGCCCCGCCGGTCGTAGCCGTTCATCAGCACCATCCGGACGTCCGGCAGCCCGCCCGCGTCGACGGTCGCGAGCGCCATGCCGTTCGGATCGTTCGGCTCGCTTTCCGTCGCGTCAGCGAGCCAGGCCTCGAACACCGGAAACGGATCGTCGGTCAGGTGAAAGTCCTGTCCGGCGACGTCCTTGGCGGATGAGTCATCAGGCATTAACGGCTCCTCGCCTTTAATCGACCGGCGATCGAGGGAATTTGTCGAGTTTGCGTATGCGTAGCCCGGGTCAGCATGTGGCGAGCCACGAGAGCACTACACGAGCGTCGGCCGCCTCGCGAGCGCGGCGATCGCGCATCTGTCTCGTCGCGGCGCTCGCGCTGACGACCGGCGCGTGCAGCGTCTCCTATCCGCTCTACGGCCCGAACGAAGACATCAAGACCGGCAGCATCAACGGTCCGGCGTCGGACATCACGCCGCAGCCGCCGACCGACGCCGTCGCGGCCACGCCGCTGGCGCCGCCTCCCGGCGCGACCGCGGCCGAGGTGAAGCTCGAGACCCATCGATCCGTCGCCTACGCGGCGCCGAAACCGGACGCCGGCGACCCGCCCGCGATCACGCCGTCCGACTGGGCCTACGCCCGCGGCGCGCTCAGCCTCGCAATGGGCGCGGAGGCGCTGAACGCGTCGGTTCCGTGGGCGAACCCGGACACCGGCGCCTATGGATCGTTTTCGGCCTCGGCCACCGTCACGTTGGAGAACGGCGCGACCTGCCGGCCGTTCTCGGCGAGCCATTCCGGCGGCGGCCGCGAGCAGCGTCTCGAGGGCACCGCCTGCCGCACCGCCGCGGGCTATTGGGAAGCCGTCGCGATCAAGGCGAAGACCACGCGTGTGCTCTGAGACCTCGGCCGGGACGCCGCGTCTGTTGCGTTTGCGTGACATCCACCCACATTGAGGGGAACGGCCGAGCCGATTAAGTTCGATCGCGGCTTTCTCTCGAACGGATGGATGTCTTATCGCGATGCGCGATCCCTACGACGTGCTCGGCGTGGCGCGCCAGGCGAGCGAGGCCGACGTCAAGAAGGCCTATCGCAAGCTCGCCAAGGCTTGGCACCCGGACCAGAAGCCGAACGATCCGAAGGCGAAGGAAAAGTTCGCCGAGATCGGCCAAGCCTACGAGATCCTGTCCGACAAGGGTAAGCGCGGCCAGTTCGACCGCGGCGAAATCGACGCCGAGGGCAAGCCGCGTTTCCAGGGTTTCTCCGGCGGCGGCAATCCGTTCGGGCAGGGGGCCGGGGCGGGCGGCCGCGGCGCGAAGTTCGACTTCGACTTCGGCGGCGGCGGACCGTTCGCAGGCGCCGGTACGCGCACGCGCGCCGGCGCGGGCCAGGAAGATTTCATCGACGAGATACTGGGCGCCTTCGGCGGCGGCCGTCGCCGGCGCCCCGAAACGCCCTTCGGAAGCGGCGAGCCGCCGAGGGGCGAGGACGTGCGCGCCGAGATCGTGGTGCCGTTCCGCGACTGGGCGCGCGGCGGCAAGCAGCGCATGCGTCTGCAGGCCGGCAAGGAGCTCGAGGTCGCGATTCCCGCAGGCATCGAGGAAGGCAAGACCATTCGGCTCAAGGGCCAGGGCATGCCGAGTTCGCTCGGCGGCGAGCCTGGCGACGCGCTGATCGTCGTGAAGGTCGGCAAGGACGCGAGCTTCCGCGCCGAGGGCCGGGACATCCGCGTGGAAGTGCCGATCACGCTCTACGAGGCGGTGCTCGGCGCCAAGGTGCGGGTTCCGACCCTCGACGGCGCGGTGGAACTGACGGTGCCGGCGGGCTCCGACGGCGGCCGCACGCTCCGCCTCCGCGGCAAGGGCGTTCAGGCGAAGGCGGGCGCGGGCGACCTCCTGGTTGAGCTGCGCATCAAGCTGCCGAAGGACGGCGACGCCCGCCTGACCGAATACGCCGAGGCGATGAAGGCGAACGCGCCGTACGACCCGCGGAGGTGAGCGCTGCGATCACCTCCGTGAATTGATCGGATCAGAAAGCTTCGTTTGAACGCGGGCTTCGGAGACGCTTTTCTGCGAGCGCTCCGGAGTTCCCGCCATGCCCGATTTCTCCACCCTCATCGCCTTCGCGGCCGTCTCGCTCGGCATGGTGCTGACGCCGGGGCCGAACATGATCTACCTCGTGTCGCGCTCGGTCGCGCAAGGCCATCGCGCCGGTCTCGTCTCGCTCGGCGGCGTGATCCTCGGCTTCTTCGTCTGGATGCTTTTGGCGGCCTTCGGCGTCACGGCCATGCTGCTCGTCGTGCCTTACGCCTATGACGCCCTG
Protein-coding sequences here:
- a CDS encoding GGDEF and EAL domain-containing protein; this encodes MPAISGLDLNGLGLLTVFCLLAGAAALSLIERASSAARPASRAIAAAAAVLSLGVMAWSAHVALLAAIDPALSAVVDLRMSAIGFALALVLAGIAESISGGSGRPVLAAIAGLALGAGVAAVHYVGLVGLRGTGRFALDPLILTLAGAATGALAAAGFALASVAAGALARAVASSALAGSMVVFYVIASYALDVAPGAQAQVSGYATLISVLIEIAAIICGLTIAAGAGALILTGELRSPRAAARDRTFADLTREGIVICEGARIVDANAAAARLVGLDPAMLRGRAFRDFLDAPDPDRLLSASLAKPQEVGLKTTGGEGGYVEISSRDLAMDGSSRRVVTLRDLSEQRRNEHQIRHLAYHDTLTGLANRAAFNESLVSALKRGGEVALFCVDLDRFKEVNDVFGHAAGDELLRTVANRLMAAAPNAMTFRLGGDEFVVIGTGPDAGDADKLALRITERLNTETVVLGRTVRSGASVGYAIYPHHGQNVDALFANADAALYRAKADGRGLARGFEPDMDLALREKRALQHDLATAISRNEMFLHWMPQALTETGEIVGFEALIRWKHPTRGVVPPGVFVPVAEETAAIVPIGEWVLRTACKAAVQWAKPCKVAVNLSPVQFQHGDIVELIHSILLETGLPARRLEVEITEGVLLDDLNGALNTLRRIKALGVQIAMDDFGTGYSSLSYLQSFPFDRIKIDASFIRTLSTSPQAKAIVRAIVALGDAVGMPITAEGVETPEQRKFLAELHCEEIQGYLVGRPSPVVAFESPFAKQRLRQAG
- a CDS encoding SDR family oxidoreductase produces the protein MSAPDDKTPDDPATPPGVCPFTGARPGDAASEAEATPAPGVATRPTSRAVPAPSAQPKRAGSNEARKTLLLTGASRGIGHATVKRFSAAGWRVITCSRHAFPEECPWGAGPEDHVQVDLADVANTVEAIEEIRSRLDGGALHALVNNAGISPKGPARSRMNALGTALDDWKTVFQVNFFAPIMLARGLAGELEAARGSIVNVTSIAGGRVHPFAGAAYATSKAALASLTREMAADFGPLGVRVNAIAPGEIDTAILSPGTDRLVAQIPLRRLGTPDEVAKTIYFLCTESSSYVTGSEIHINGGQHV
- the pdxH gene encoding pyridoxamine 5'-phosphate oxidase translates to MPDDSSAKDVAGQDFHLTDDPFPVFEAWLADATESEPNDPNGMALATVDAGGLPDVRMVLMNGYDRRGFVFYTNLGSAKARELEAAPKAALLFHWKSLRRQVRVRGTVERVTRDEADGYYATRPRLSRIGAWASKQSQPLGSREELEQAVAARETEFLGQEPPRPSWWSGFRIVPISIEFWKDGAFRLHDRALFERSGTGGWTRTRLYP
- a CDS encoding RT0821/Lpp0805 family surface protein, whose translation is MRSPGQHVASHESTTRASAASRARRSRICLVAALALTTGACSVSYPLYGPNEDIKTGSINGPASDITPQPPTDAVAATPLAPPPGATAAEVKLETHRSVAYAAPKPDAGDPPAITPSDWAYARGALSLAMGAEALNASVPWANPDTGAYGSFSASATVTLENGATCRPFSASHSGGGREQRLEGTACRTAAGYWEAVAIKAKTTRVL
- a CDS encoding DnaJ C-terminal domain-containing protein gives rise to the protein MRDPYDVLGVARQASEADVKKAYRKLAKAWHPDQKPNDPKAKEKFAEIGQAYEILSDKGKRGQFDRGEIDAEGKPRFQGFSGGGNPFGQGAGAGGRGAKFDFDFGGGGPFAGAGTRTRAGAGQEDFIDEILGAFGGGRRRRPETPFGSGEPPRGEDVRAEIVVPFRDWARGGKQRMRLQAGKELEVAIPAGIEEGKTIRLKGQGMPSSLGGEPGDALIVVKVGKDASFRAEGRDIRVEVPITLYEAVLGAKVRVPTLDGAVELTVPAGSDGGRTLRLRGKGVQAKAGAGDLLVELRIKLPKDGDARLTEYAEAMKANAPYDPRR